The following DNA comes from bacterium.
GCGCAGCGGCTGCCACCGCAGTATTACGTGCGCACATGGCAGGACATCAATCCGGAGTTCTTTGCAGCGCTTTGGATTGAGAAGGTGGCGATGTTCATCATTCTGCTGCTGATCGTGCTCGTCGCGTCCTTTAACATCATCGGAACGCTGATTATGGTCGTGACGCAAAAGACCCGAGAGATCGGCATTCTAAAAAGCATGGGTGCTACCAATACGATGATCCTGCGCATCTTCCTGATGCACGGGACGCTGATTGGTCTTGTTGGAACTTCGCTTGGAACCGCCTGTGGTTTGTGGCTGTGCCGGTTCGTGGAGTACGACATCCAGTTGATCTTCAACATGCCGGCCGCGGTTTATGGAATGGATCGTCTGCCGGTAGTAATCCAGCCAGGCATTATCTTGTTCCTGGCGCTGTGTTCGCTGGCGATTTGTATGGTGGCCGGCATTATCCCGGCGTTCCGCGCTTCGCGGATGAATCCGGTGGAAGCCTTGCGCTACGATTGACGCCAAACGCGTCTGAAACTCCCTGGAGGTCGTGAGTCATGCGGTTATGTACCGTTTCCGTCGATGGGTTGGATCCATTCTTTGGCATCGAACTGAAGGGCCGTGTTCTGCGAATTGCTGCTGCTGCGGAGGCGTTCAAGCTTCGCCCTTCACAACGTGCGGCGTTGGCCGACATGACGAGTTACTTGCACGCGGTACCGGGTTCGGAGCGAACGTTGCGCAGTTTGCTGAAGAAGATCGCGGATGAGCCGAAGAACATCGCCGGCAAGGCCGAAGACGGATTCGCGTTTCTCTTCGATCGGTCCGGTCTGACCTATCATCCTCCCGTTCCATCGCCGCAGAAGGTGCTTTGTGTCGGTCTGAATTACAAAGATCACTGCGAAGAACAGAACAAGCCGATCCCAAAGATTCCGATCATTTTCAATAAGTTCCCGACTTCGCTGATCGGACATGAGGCGGAGATTCCGCTGCCCCTGAAGATCGACGAGAAGATTGATTACGAAGCGGAATTGGCCTTCGTGATCGGCAAGCGCGCGAAAAACGTGAAGAAGCGCAGCGCCCTCTCTCACGTCGCCGGCTACATGATTTTGAACGACGTGTCCGCGCGTTCATTGCAATGGGCAGAGAAGCAATGGTCCCGGGCCAAAGGCTTCGACGGTTCCGGTCCGTGCGGGCCCGTGCTCGTGACACCGGACGAGGTTAAGGACCCGCACGCGCTCAGCATTTGCTGTCGCTTGAATGGTAAGGTCATGCAGAAGTCGAATACAAAGCACCTTGTCTTCAAGGTCCAGGACCTGATTCAGCACATCACGCAAGTAATTACGCTCGAACCCGGCGATATCGTTTCCACCGGCACGCCCGGCGGTGTCGGCGTTTATCGCGAGCCGCAGATTTTTATGAAGCCCGGCGATACCGTTGAAGTAGAAATCGAAGGGCTTGGGAAACTCATCAACAAGTGCGGGACGGCCTGAAAGATGTGCGGAATCGTCGGCTACTGGCGGCTGGATGGCGCGCCGGCGGATTCCGAACTCATCCGGCGGATGACCGACCAGATTGCGCATCGAGGTCCCGACGGGGATGGTCACTTCGTCGACGGGCCACTTGCTCTTGGGCACCGTCGGCTGGCGATTATCGACATCGCAGGTAGTCCTCAGCCCATGACGACCGTCGACGAACGGTACGTCATCACGTTCAACGGCGAGATCTATAATTACCACGAACTGCGCGAGGAGTTGATCGCGCGCGGCCGGAAATTCGCAACGCGCGGTGACACGGAAATAATCCTGGCGGCCTACGCGGAGTGGGGCAGCGATTTTGTCCGCCGGCTGCGTGGGATGTTCGCATTCGCTATTTGGGATAAAGCTGAACGCCGGCTTTTTATGGCGCGCGATCGCGTGGGCAAGAAGCCGCTCTTCTACATTTTCTCGCCAACGCTTGTTGCCTTTGCCAGCGAAATGAAAGCGCTGCT
Coding sequences within:
- a CDS encoding fumarylacetoacetate hydrolase family protein, producing the protein MRLCTVSVDGLDPFFGIELKGRVLRIAAAAEAFKLRPSQRAALADMTSYLHAVPGSERTLRSLLKKIADEPKNIAGKAEDGFAFLFDRSGLTYHPPVPSPQKVLCVGLNYKDHCEEQNKPIPKIPIIFNKFPTSLIGHEAEIPLPLKIDEKIDYEAELAFVIGKRAKNVKKRSALSHVAGYMILNDVSARSLQWAEKQWSRAKGFDGSGPCGPVLVTPDEVKDPHALSICCRLNGKVMQKSNTKHLVFKVQDLIQHITQVITLEPGDIVSTGTPGGVGVYREPQIFMKPGDTVEVEIEGLGKLINKCGTA